A DNA window from Selenomonadales bacterium contains the following coding sequences:
- a CDS encoding NAD(P)H-dependent oxidoreductase, whose amino-acid sequence MKITIAYYSKGGRTKAMAEKIAEGVRSVDGMEVGVFAIDEIDLDFLAESDAFILGTPVYYASSVWQIKKWFDESRNISLAGKLGAVFATADYCQGGASNALTMLLTHMMVKGMIVYSGGGAYG is encoded by the coding sequence ATGAAAATTACGATCGCTTATTACAGCAAAGGCGGCAGAACAAAAGCGATGGCAGAAAAGATCGCAGAGGGTGTGCGCTCGGTCGACGGTATGGAAGTCGGCGTGTTCGCTATCGACGAGATCGATCTCGATTTCCTCGCTGAAAGTGATGCTTTTATTTTGGGAACGCCCGTCTATTATGCGAGCAGTGTCTGGCAGATCAAAAAGTGGTTCGATGAATCGCGTAATATCTCGCTTGCAGGCAAGCTCGGTGCGGTGTTTGCAACGGCAGACTATTGTCAGGGCGGTGCCTCGAATGCACTGACGATGCTCTTGACGCATATGATGGTCAAGGGCATGATCGTCTACTCGGGCGGCGGTGCATACGGC